A window of the Phoenix dactylifera cultivar Barhee BC4 unplaced genomic scaffold, palm_55x_up_171113_PBpolish2nd_filt_p 000243F, whole genome shotgun sequence genome harbors these coding sequences:
- the LOC103712228 gene encoding uncharacterized protein LOC103712228, translating into MYLRGSLPGYRLISKRIHCPNIQMDSVNESEDGHPSTSEESNSTGGAGGLKSRDRKFSKGSCRFQLEQDVQRLQKLLLEEMQLHAVLENAVEHAAVTLSDLSCLPNDAQELLSNIATLETTVSKLEEEMISLHFQLIQERNERRLAEYRLKQLPSQPLLICSAENDAIEDMLIQETVSRVVFQHVAAGSLKNQLPVKGLWNHPNQLSEEIVRCMKNIFVSLADCSILSSKSSLLENICSASPVGHLSNSSWSVSEPAATLSWVESPQVDLECNSELLAPGSMSDLYKVRGKLSWADIGNYSLATEVSWMSVDKKQLEYAAGALRRFRLLIEQLAEVNPIHLDGNEKLAFWINLYNALIMHAYLAYGVPRSDMKLFSLMQKAAYTVGGHSFSAACIEYVILKMRPPIHRPQTALLLALRKLKVSEEQRKFSIEASEPLVAFALSCGTYSSPAVKIYSPRNVREQLQEAQRDFIRASVAVSNKGKLLVPKMLHCFARGFVDDANMAVWISRFLPQQQAAFVEQCMSQRRQSLLGSRNCGIIPFDCRFRYLFLPEKMP; encoded by the exons ATGTACTT AAGAGGCTCACTCCCTGGGTATCGCTTGATTTCTAAAAGAATTCATTGTCCAAATATTCAGATGGATTCTGTGAATGAGTCCGAGGATGGTCATCCATCTACATCAGAG GAGAGCAATTCTACTGGAGGAGCTGGAGGTCTGAAGTCACGTGATAGAAAATTTTCTAAAGGTTCTTGCAGATTCCAGCTTGAACAAGAT GTTCAAAGGCTTCAAAAATTGCTGCTTGAGGAGATGCAATTACATGCTGTCCTTGAAAATGCTGTGGAGCATGCTGCTGTAACTTTATCTGATTTATCATGCCTTCCAAATGAT GCTCAGGAACTATTATCCAATATTGCAACATTGGAGACCACTGTTTCAAAACTTGAAGAAGAGATGATCTCTTTGCATTTTCAGCTTATTCAAGAAAGAAATGAGAGAAGACTTGCTGAGTATCGACTGAAACAGTTACCTTCACAGCCACTGCTCATCTGCTCTGCTGAAAAT GATGCAATAGAAGACATGCTTATCCAGGAGACGGTCTCTCGAGTAGTTTTTCAGCATGTAGCTGCTGGAAGTTTAAAAAATCAGCTTCCAGTCAAAGGCCTTTGGAACCACCCTAATCAGCTTTCAGAGGAAATAGTCCGTTGTATGAAAAACATTTTTGTTTCTTTAGCAGATTGTTCCATTTTATCCTCCAAATCTTCCTTATTGGAAAATATTTGCTCTGCCTCTCCTGTTGGACATCTTTCAAATTCATCATGGTCAGTATCTGAACCAGCAGCAACTTTGTCATGGGTGGAGAGCCCTCAAGTTGATTTGGAATGTAATAGCGAACTTTTAGCTCCAGGAAGTATGTCTGATCTATACAAAGTTCGTGGAAAATTAAGTTGGGCTGATATTGGAAATTATAGTTTAGCAACTGAAGTTTCATGGATGTCAGTGGATAAAAAGCAACTTGAATATGCTGCTGGGGCACTTCGGAGATTCAG ATTGTTGATTGAGCAACTGGCAGAAGTAAATCCAATCCACCTTGATGGCAATGAGAAGCTGGCATTTTGGATCAACTTGTACAATGCACTAATCATGCAT GCTTATCTAGCATATGGAGTTCCAAGGAGTGACATGAAGCTTTTCTCTCTAATGCAAAAG GCTGCTTACACGGTTGGAGGGCACTCATTCAGTGCTGCTTGCATTGAGTATGTAATTTTAAAGATGAGGCCTCCGATCCACAGGCCACAAACT GCTTTACTTCTTGCCCTTCGCAAATTGAAGGTATCTGAGGAACAGCGAAAGTTCTCCATTGAGGCATCCGAACCACTTGTTGCATTTGCTCTGAGCTGTGGAACATACTCTTCACCTGCG GTAAAGATTTACAGCCCCAGAAATGTGAGAGAGCAGCTCCAAGAGGCTCAGCGTGACTTCATTCGTGCATCAGTTGCAGTCAGTAACAAAGGGAAGCTTCTGGTTCCTAAGATGCTTCACTGTTTTGCCCGAGGATTCGTTGACGATGCCAACATGGCAGTCTGGATATCTCGTTTCCTTCCTCAGCAACAAGCAGCCTTTGTTGAACAATGTATGTCACAGAGGCGGCAGAGCTTGCTTGGATCCCGAAATTGTGGGATCATCCCCTTTGATTGTCGATTTCGATACCTTTTCCTTCCTGAAAAAATGCCATAA
- the LOC103712227 gene encoding uncharacterized protein LOC103712227: protein MEARGYGCLIRPSNRQFGERIRRGSLVAAQTPPRIVCMHKLRTAASAFFLPKGIEGGGGGGGGEGWTIAIKNAKTNPPAEMASLFLLGNTLINNWSSSQSCYTLLHLPRIHSSSKRRRSGCCCSSAPALLAAAVILSSPALQSPETLLDVPQTLSGADGKQARIQRPKSSKAESCTIKCVTTCIRGGAGSPGEGPLNVRRPLVVFKQGFRSRQYCLAECSDICNRIKDGEDGP from the exons ATGGAAGCTCGCGGTTACGGCTGCCTCATCAGACCGTCCAATAGGCAGTTCGGCGAACGGATAAGGCGGGGATCCCTGGTGGCGGCACAGACACCGCCACGCATTGTGTGCATGCATAAATTACGCACGGCGGCTTCAGCTTTCTTTCTCCCGAAAGGAattgaaggaggaggaggaggcggaggaggggaaGGATGGACAATTGCAATCAAGAACGCTAAAACCAACCCACCGGCAGAGATGGCGTCCTTGTTTTTGCTGGGGAATACCCTCATTAACAACTGGAGCAGCAGCCAGTCATGCTACACGCTGCTCCACCTCCCCCGTATCCACAGCAGCAGCAAAAGAAGGCGATCGGGCTGCTGCTGCAGCTCCGCACCGGCTCTGCTTGCGGCGGCGGTCATCCTGTCATCGCCCGCCCTTCAGTCTCCGGAGACCCTCTTGGACGTGCCCCAGACGCTTTCGG GAGCTGACGGCAAGCAGGCAAGGATCCAGCGGCCCAAGTCGAGCAAGGCAGAGTCCTGCACCATCAAGTGTGTCACCACCTGCATCCGAGGCGGCGCCGGCTCTCCTGGTGAAGGACCCCTTAACGTCAGGAG GCCTCTTGTGGTTTTCAAGCAAGGATTCCGCAGTCGCCAATATTG CTTGGCAGAGTGCTCGGACATCTGCAACCGAATCAAGGATGGAGAGGATGGACCCTGA